TCGCCGGTCAGCCAGGCGACGTCGATATCCCAGGCCGCGGTGCGGAAGCTCAGCTGCACGCGGCCGCCGGTGGACGCGCCGTCGCCGAAGAACATGATCGCGCCGATGCCGTCCGCCGGTTGCACCTCGCGGGCGCCGGTGAAGTGGATGCCGAGCCGCTCCGGCACTTCGCCGCTGCGGCCGTCGGCGCCCTGCCAGGCGTGGCTGGCGGGATCGATGCTGAAGGTCTGCGGCGTGCCGGTGGCGATCGCGCGGGCGCGTGTGAAGCGCAGCTGCGCGGCGATGTCGCTCACCGCCGACTTCAGCTGCATGCGTTCGAATCCCCCGGTGAGCACGCCGGCGGCGAGCACGCCCATGGCGGCGAACAACGCCACCACCAGCATCACCTCCAGCAGCGAGAAACCCGCCGCCCGGCGCGTTCCGCTGCGTCCGGCGCCCATGTACCTGGCCTTTACTCGTACCGGATGTCGGCGTCGACGCTCTCGCCGCCGGGCTTGCGGTCGGCGCCGTAGCTCACCAGGTCGAAGCGGCCGGTCTCGCCGGGAACGCGGTACTCGAGCGGCGTCTTCCACGGGTCGTTGAGATCCGCCGCCTTGGCGTACGGACCAAGCCAGCCGCTGGCGTTGCCGGGCGCGCTCACCAGTTCGCCGAGCGTGGCCGGCAGCACGCCGGTGTCCATCTCGAACTGCTGGATCTTCTGCGCGACCGTCTGCACCTGCGACTGCGCCAGGCGGAAGCGGGCGTTGTCGCCGCCGCCGAGGATCTGGCTGGCCGCGAACGCGACGATGCCGCCGATCAGGATCGTGACGATGATGATCTCGATGAGGCTGAAGCCGGCCTGCGTCGAGCGACGGGGGGGACGTTTGCTTGCACGGTGGAATGTCATCTTCAACCCATTGTGTTGGTGAGCCCGTAGATCGGGATCAGGACGGCCAGGATGACCACGCCGACGACGGTGGCCAGGACCATGGTGATGACCGGGATCAGCGCGGCCATGAGCCTGTCGAGCGCCTGGCTGGTTTCCTGCTCGAAGGTGTCCGCGGTCTTCAGCAGCATAGTATCCAACGCGCCTGACTCCTCGCCCACCTGGATCATCTGCACCGCCAGGCGCGGGAAGCGCTTGCCGCGTGCCAGCGCGGTCGACAGCGCCACGCCGTTCTTCACCTCTTCCGCAGCCGCTTCGACATCGGTCGCCAGCGCGCGGTTGCCCAGCACCGCGCGGCCGATGCCGAGCGCCGTGATCAGCGGCACTCCATTCTTGAGCAGGGTGCCGAGGGTGCGCGCGAGGCGCGCGGTCTCCAGGCGCGCCACCAGCGAGCCGACCAGCTTCTGGCGCAGCAGCCAGTCGTCGAACCACGCCCTGAACGCGGGCGCGCGCAGCTTGCGCTCGAACCACCAGGCCAGCAGCGCCGGGGCCACCACCAGCACGATCCACCACTGGCGCACGAAATTGCTGATTCCGAGCACCAGCACGGTGAACCACGACAGCTCCGCATCAAGGCTTTCGTACATGTCGGCGAACTGCGGCACCACATAGCCAAGCAGGAACAGCAGCGCGAAGCCCACCACCACCAGCAGGATGGCCGGATAGATCAGCGCGTTGATCACCTTGCCGCGCAGCGCCCGGCTGCGCTCCATGTAGTCGGCCAGGCGCTGCAGCGTTTCCTGCATGGTGCCGCCCGCCTCGCCGGCGCGCACCATGTTGATGTAGAGCCGGGAGAACGTGCCGTGCTGGCGCTCGAGCGCGGTCGACAGCGCGGTGCCCCCGCGCACCTGGTCGCGGACATCGGTGACCACGCGTTTGGCCGCCGGGTCTTCCGGCAGCTCCAGCAGGATCGTCAGCGCGCGGTCCAGCGGCTGGCCAGCGCCGAGCAGCGTCGCCAGCTGCTGCGTGAACTGCACCAGGCGCTCACCGGAAAACGGCTTGGGCTTGAACAGGGCTTTCCAGGCGCCATCGCCACCGCCATCGCCGGCCAGCCGCGCTTCGATCGGCAGGTGGCCCTGCTCCTGCAGGCGCAGCGCCACCTCGGCGTCGCTGGCGGCCTCCATCTGGCCGTCCAGGGTCTCGCCGCGGCTGTTGAGCGCCTTGTAGCGGTACAGGGGCATGCTCAGGCGTCCTCGGTGACCCGCAACACTTCCTCGATCGTGGTCATGCCGGCCATCGCCTTGATGATCCCGTCCTCGTACATGGTGCGCATGCCGCCCTCGCGGGCCAGCTGCTCGATCTCGCCCATGCCGGCATGGCGCATGACGGCGCGCCGCAGCGCGTCGTTCATCACCAGGAATTCCATGATCGTGGTGCGGCCGAGGTAACCGGTGGGCGCGATGGCCGAGGCGCGCGGGCGGTACAGGAAGATCTCGCCGTCCGGCTGGTACTTGCGCAGCGCGAACTTGTCGATTTCCTCCGGCGACGCCGGGTAGCGCTCCGCGTGCGTCGGCTCCAGGCGGCGCACCAGGCGCTGCGCGAGGATGCCGTTGATGGTCGAGGTGAGCAGGTAGTCCTCCACACCCATGTCCAGCATGCGCGTGATGCCGCCGGCGGCGTTGTTGGTGTGCAGCGTGGACAGCACGAGATGCCCGGTGAGCGCCGACTGGATGGCGATGCGCGCGGTCTCGAGGTCGCGCATCTCGCCGATCATGATGATGTCCGGGTCCTGGCGCACGATCGAACGCAGCGCATGCGAGAAATCGAGCCCGATCTGCGGCTTGGCCTGGATCTGGTTGATGCCCTCGATCTGGTACTCGACCGGATCCTCGACGGTGATGATCTTGACGTCGGCGGTGTTGAGCTTGGACAGCGCCGTGTACAGCGTGGTGGTCTTGCCGGAGCCGGTGGGCCCGGTGACCAGCAGGATGCCGTGCGGCTGCTGCAGCACGGCCTCGAACTGCGGCAGGAAGTTGTCGGTGAAGCCGAGCTTGTGGAAGTCGAACACCACCGTCTCGCGGTCGAGCAGGCGCATCACCACGCTCTCGCCGTGCGCGGTGGGCACGGTGCTGACGCGCAGGTCGAGCTCCTTGCCCTGCACGCGCAGCATGATCCGGCCGTCCTGGGGCAGGCGGCGCTCGGCGATGTTGAGCTTGGCCATGATCTTGATGCGGCTGATCACCGCCGCGGTGAGGTTGGTAGGCGGGCTCTCACCCTCCTCCAGCACGCCGTCCACGCGGTAGCGGACCTTCAGCCTGTTCTCGAACGGCTCGACGTGGATGTCGGACGCACGCAGTTCGACCGCGCGCTGGATCACCAGGTTCACCAGGCGGATCACCGGCGCCTCGCTGGCGAGGTCGCGCAGGTGCTCGACGTCGTCCATGTCGCCGCCATCACCCTCCGCGGTCTCGATGATCGCGCCCATCGCGCTGCGGCCCTGGCCGTACCAGCGCTCCACCAGGTCGGCGATCTCCGAGCGCAATGCGACGCGTGCGTGCACGTCCTTGCCGGTCGCCAGGCGTACGGCGTCCAGCGCATACGGCTCCTGCGGATCGGCCGCGAGCACGTCGACGTAGCCATCGCCCTCCGCCACCGGCACCACGTGGAACTGCTTCATGAAGCGCGCGGTGAGCGCCACGCCCTCGGGCGGCAGTTCCGGCATGTCCTTGGCGCTGGCCAGCGGCAGGCCGAGGACGGACGAACAGGCTTCGGCGTGGTCGCGTTCCGACACCAGGCCGAGCCGGGTGAGCAGCGACAGCAGGCTGCCGCCGGTTTCGTCCTGTAGGCGCCTGGCACGCGCGAGATCGGCGTCTTTCAGGCGTCCTTTTTCGAGCAGGGCAGTGACGATCTGCTCGTCGGCGGATGCGGGGATCGTGACGGTGCTGTTCACGTGTTCCGGAGGGATTGCATGCGGTGGCCGACTTTAGCAGACGGCTCCCCATGGTTACGGTTGCCGGTGCGCAGTGGCCGGACCACGCCCGATCTCCCGTTTGCACGCAGTGCATGGCTCTCGCCACGCCCACCTTTCCTGCAACGGGATACCACACATGACGAAGACGATGCTCCTCCTGGCGACCATGCTCGCTCTGCCCACCGCGGCCCACGCCGGAAGCCTGCCGGCTCCGGATTCGCGCATCACCATGGCCGCGGGCGCCTGCCAGACCGCCCTGCCGGTGTTCGACGGCGTGGTCCGCAAGCGCCCGCTCGCGGTCCAGAACGAAGGCGGCACCACCACGTTCGTCACCTGTGGCATGGAGGGCAAGTTCTACGGCCAGGCGTCAAGCGCGATCGTGTTCGTCGCCCTGGTCAACAATTCCAGCAGTCCGGCCACGGTGCACTGCACCCTCGTCGACGGCCGGAATGGTTTGACGGATCCGGTCTACCGTCCCAGGTCGGTAGAGCTGGCCGCCAACCAGCCGATCGCGGAACTGGTCTGGTCGAGCGCCGAGAACGAAGGCGAGAACTTCACGTACCCGGCGATCAGCTGCGCCCTGCCTCCCGGCACCGGCATCAGGGCCGTCGGCCAGGAGTTCCTGGCGCCCGCGCCCTGACGCCGTGCGATCCGCGGGCGACGGTCAGCCGATCGCCGCCCGCGCGTTGCGGAACATCCTGAGCCACGGCGAGGCGCCAGGCCACGCGGCCGGCGCCCAGCTGAAGTTGGCCGTGGCCAGGGTGCGTTCGGGGTGCGGCATCATCAGCGTCACCCGGCCGTCGTCGCTGGTGAGTCCGGCGACAGCGGCATCCGAACCGTTCGGGTTGGCGGGATACGCGATGGCCGGACGGCCATCGCCGTCGACGTAGCGCAGCGCGACGCGCGCGGCCGACTGGGCTTCGGAGCCCGCGAATTCCGCGCGGCCTTCGCCGTGCGACACCACCACCGGGATCCGCGAGCCGGCCATGCCGCGCAGGAACAGCGACGGTGACTCGACCACTTCCAGCATCGACAGGCGCGCCTCGAACTGCTCGCTGCGGTTGCGCAGGAAGCGCGGCCAGTGCGTGGCGCCCGGCACGATGTCCTTGAGCTGCGACAGCATCTGGCAGCCGTTGCACACGCCCAGCGCGAAGCTGTCGCCGCGCGCGAAGAAGCGCTCGAACATGTCACGCAGCGTGTCGCGCTCCAGGATCGAGGTGGCCCAGCCGCGGCCGGCGCCAAGCACGTCGCCGTAGCTGAAGCCGCCGCAGGCGGCAAAGCCCGCGAAACCGGCAAGCGTCGCGCGGCCTTCGACCAGGTCGCTCATGTGCACGTCGATCGCGTCGAAGCCGGCCAGCGAGAACGCGGCCGCCATCTCCACCTGGCCGTTGACGCCCTGCTCGCGCAGGATCGCCACGCGCGGCGCGGCACCCGTTCCGACATAAGGCGCGGCGATGTCGTCGCCGGGATCGAAGCCGAGCTTCGGCTGCAGCCCCGGGGCGTCGAAGCGCAGGGTGGCCTCGCGCTCGGCGTCGGCGGATTCGGGATTGTCGCGCTGGCGTTGCATGGCGTGGCTTACCGACCACCAGGCTTTGATCAGCTCTTCCCACTTCCATTCGGCCAGCACTTCGCCATCGGCCAGCACGCGCACCGCCGACGCGGTGGTCGGCCGCGCGATGCGCTGCGCGCATTCGACCAAGCCGTGGCGCGCGACCAGGTCGGCGAACTCGACGCGGTCGTCCGCGGCGATCTGCACCACCGCGCCCAGCTCCTCGTTGAACAGCGTGCGGAACACGTCTTCGGTGCGGTCGTCGCCCCAGGCATCGAGGTCGATGTCGAGGCCGACGCGCGAGCAGAACGCCATCTCGCAGAGGGTGGCGAAAACGCCGCCGTCAGACCGGTCGTGGTAGGCGTGCAGCAGCCCGGCTTCGCGCGCGGCGCGGATCAGCTCGAAGAAGTCGCGCAGGCGCTGCGCGTCGTCGAGGTCGGGGCAGGCGCCGCCGAATGCATCGTGGCACTGGGACAGGATCGATCCGCCCATGCGCTGCTTGCCCGCGCCCAGCCCGATCAGCCACAGCTCGGTACCCGGCTCGCGCGAAAGCAGCGGCGTGAGCTGCTGGCGCACGTCGGCGACCGGCGCGAACGCGGTGACCACCAGCGAAACGGGCGACACCGACTTGCGGGTCTCGCCGTCGGCCTGCCATTGCGCCTGCATCGACAGCGAGTCCTTGCCGACGGGGATCGACAGCTCGATGTCCGGGCACAGCTCCATGCCCACGGCGTGCACGGCGTCGTACAGGCGCGCGTCCTCGCCGGGATGCCCGGCGGCGGCCATCCAGTTGGCCGAGAGCTTGGTGCGCGCCAGCGATTCGACCGGCGCGGCGCAGAGGTTGGTGATGGCCTCGCCGACCGCCATGCGCGCGCTCGCGGCGGCATCGATCAGCGCCAGCGGCGTGCGCTCGCCGATCGCCATGGCCTCGCCCGCGTGGCCGTGGAATCCGGCCAGGGTGATCGCGCAGTCGGCCAGCGGCAGCTGCCAGGGGCCGATCATCTGGTCGCGCGCGGTCAGCCCGCCGACGCTGCGGTCGCCGATCGTGACCAGGAACTGCTTGGCCGCGACCGTGGGATGCGCCAGCACCCGCAGGCCGGCCTGGCGCAGTGCCTCGCCCGGCGTCTGTCCGGCAGCCAGCGCGCGCGCGTTGAGCTGCGGCCAGCGCGCGGCCGCGGTACGGCTGCTGTCGCGGTGCATCTTGGGCGTCTTGCCGAAGATGAGGTCCATGGGGAGATCGATGGCGGGCGTGGCATGTCCCATGGGCTGGGATGGCGACACCCCGTACCCCACCACCAGGCGCTCCTCTTCCGTCGCGTATCCGACCACGGCGAACGGGCAGCGCTCGCGCTCGCACAGTGCGGCGAACTCGGCGACGCGGTCCGGCGCGATGCCCAGCACGTAGCGTTCCTGCGATTCGTTGCACCACAGCTGCATCGGCGACAGCGAGGGGTCGTCGCGGGGCACGCGGTCGAGGTCGATCACCCCGCCCACGCCGGAATCGTGCAGCAGTTCGGGGATGGCGTTGGACAGGCCACCGGCGCCGACGTCATGGCACCACTTGATGGGGTTGCCGTCCTCGCCCAGCGCGACGCAGCGGTCGATGACGTCCTGGCAGCGGCGCTCCATCTCCGGGTTGTCGCGCTGCACGCTGGCGAAATCGAGGTCTTCCGCGCTTTCGCCGGAGGCCACCGAACTGGCGGCACCGCCACCGAGACCGATCAGCATCGACGGGCCACCCAGCACCACCACGGCATCGCCGGGTGACAGCCGGCGCTTGGCGACCTGTTCGCGGTCGATCGCGCCCAGTCCGCCGGCGAGCATGATCGGCTTGTCGTAGGCGCGTACCAGGCCGTCGCCTTCCACCAGTTCGAAACTGCGGAAGTAACCGGTGAGGTTGGGACGCCCGAATTCGTTGTTGAACGCCGCGGCGCCCAACGGCCCCTCGGTCATGATCTCGAGCGCCGAGGCCATGCGCGGGTTGAGCTCGCGTGGCTGCTCCCAGGGCTGCGGCAGCGACGGGATGCGCAGGTGAGACACGCTGAAGCCGGCCAGCCCGGCCTTGGGCTTGCCGCCGCGGCCGGTGGCGCCTTCGTCGCGGATCTCGCCGCCGGCGCCGGTCGAGGCGCCCGCGAACGGCGAGATCGCGGTGGGATGGTTGTGGGTCTCG
This Luteimonas sp. MC1572 DNA region includes the following protein-coding sequences:
- a CDS encoding GspH/FimT family pseudopilin, which codes for MGAGRSGTRRAAGFSLLEVMLVVALFAAMGVLAAGVLTGGFERMQLKSAVSDIAAQLRFTRARAIATGTPQTFSIDPASHAWQGADGRSGEVPERLGIHFTGAREVQPADGIGAIMFFGDGASTGGRVQLSFRTAAWDIDVAWLTGEVSLHRSEPAP
- a CDS encoding type II secretion system protein GspG, which encodes MTFHRASKRPPRRSTQAGFSLIEIIIVTILIGGIVAFAASQILGGGDNARFRLAQSQVQTVAQKIQQFEMDTGVLPATLGELVSAPGNASGWLGPYAKAADLNDPWKTPLEYRVPGETGRFDLVSYGADRKPGGESVDADIRYE
- a CDS encoding type II secretion system F family protein, encoding MPLYRYKALNSRGETLDGQMEAASDAEVALRLQEQGHLPIEARLAGDGGGDGAWKALFKPKPFSGERLVQFTQQLATLLGAGQPLDRALTILLELPEDPAAKRVVTDVRDQVRGGTALSTALERQHGTFSRLYINMVRAGEAGGTMQETLQRLADYMERSRALRGKVINALIYPAILLVVVGFALLFLLGYVVPQFADMYESLDAELSWFTVLVLGISNFVRQWWIVLVVAPALLAWWFERKLRAPAFRAWFDDWLLRQKLVGSLVARLETARLARTLGTLLKNGVPLITALGIGRAVLGNRALATDVEAAAEEVKNGVALSTALARGKRFPRLAVQMIQVGEESGALDTMLLKTADTFEQETSQALDRLMAALIPVITMVLATVVGVVILAVLIPIYGLTNTMG
- the gspE gene encoding type II secretion system ATPase GspE; this translates as MNSTVTIPASADEQIVTALLEKGRLKDADLARARRLQDETGGSLLSLLTRLGLVSERDHAEACSSVLGLPLASAKDMPELPPEGVALTARFMKQFHVVPVAEGDGYVDVLAADPQEPYALDAVRLATGKDVHARVALRSEIADLVERWYGQGRSAMGAIIETAEGDGGDMDDVEHLRDLASEAPVIRLVNLVIQRAVELRASDIHVEPFENRLKVRYRVDGVLEEGESPPTNLTAAVISRIKIMAKLNIAERRLPQDGRIMLRVQGKELDLRVSTVPTAHGESVVMRLLDRETVVFDFHKLGFTDNFLPQFEAVLQQPHGILLVTGPTGSGKTTTLYTALSKLNTADVKIITVEDPVEYQIEGINQIQAKPQIGLDFSHALRSIVRQDPDIIMIGEMRDLETARIAIQSALTGHLVLSTLHTNNAAGGITRMLDMGVEDYLLTSTINGILAQRLVRRLEPTHAERYPASPEEIDKFALRKYQPDGEIFLYRPRASAIAPTGYLGRTTIMEFLVMNDALRRAVMRHAGMGEIEQLAREGGMRTMYEDGIIKAMAGMTTIEEVLRVTEDA
- the purL gene encoding phosphoribosylformylglycinamidine synthase codes for the protein MIVLEGLPALSPFRRERLQARLQAIAPAVRVTGAWHVYWVEPVAGATPDRAILHRILEAAEGTAEAATDAASRYVAPRLGTISPWASKAGELLRDVGQPVRRVERGTRIDIAGWPSDAATAGALARALHDPMTQSLLDSHDQAAALFTAPARGSVEVIPLDMLEEANQRLGLALADDEIAYLRERYAALGRDPHDVELMMFAQANSEHCRHKIFNASWTIDGQDMRIDGGAANGGAQTLFKMIRHTHAQTPQHTLSAYSDNAAVVEGYPAQRFRPDPGTGRYRAEPLRDSAFCIKVETHNHPTAISPFAGASTGAGGEIRDEGATGRGGKPKAGLAGFSVSHLRIPSLPQPWEQPRELNPRMASALEIMTEGPLGAAAFNNEFGRPNLTGYFRSFELVEGDGLVRAYDKPIMLAGGLGAIDREQVAKRRLSPGDAVVVLGGPSMLIGLGGGAASSVASGESAEDLDFASVQRDNPEMERRCQDVIDRCVALGEDGNPIKWCHDVGAGGLSNAIPELLHDSGVGGVIDLDRVPRDDPSLSPMQLWCNESQERYVLGIAPDRVAEFAALCERERCPFAVVGYATEEERLVVGYGVSPSQPMGHATPAIDLPMDLIFGKTPKMHRDSSRTAAARWPQLNARALAAGQTPGEALRQAGLRVLAHPTVAAKQFLVTIGDRSVGGLTARDQMIGPWQLPLADCAITLAGFHGHAGEAMAIGERTPLALIDAAASARMAVGEAITNLCAAPVESLARTKLSANWMAAAGHPGEDARLYDAVHAVGMELCPDIELSIPVGKDSLSMQAQWQADGETRKSVSPVSLVVTAFAPVADVRQQLTPLLSREPGTELWLIGLGAGKQRMGGSILSQCHDAFGGACPDLDDAQRLRDFFELIRAAREAGLLHAYHDRSDGGVFATLCEMAFCSRVGLDIDLDAWGDDRTEDVFRTLFNEELGAVVQIAADDRVEFADLVARHGLVECAQRIARPTTASAVRVLADGEVLAEWKWEELIKAWWSVSHAMQRQRDNPESADAEREATLRFDAPGLQPKLGFDPGDDIAAPYVGTGAAPRVAILREQGVNGQVEMAAAFSLAGFDAIDVHMSDLVEGRATLAGFAGFAACGGFSYGDVLGAGRGWATSILERDTLRDMFERFFARGDSFALGVCNGCQMLSQLKDIVPGATHWPRFLRNRSEQFEARLSMLEVVESPSLFLRGMAGSRIPVVVSHGEGRAEFAGSEAQSAARVALRYVDGDGRPAIAYPANPNGSDAAVAGLTSDDGRVTLMMPHPERTLATANFSWAPAAWPGASPWLRMFRNARAAIG